Part of the Acidimicrobiales bacterium genome is shown below.
GAAGACGATGACCGGCCAGCCCTCCTCGGACTTCTCCCTCGCCCGCTGGAACACGAGGCGGATCTGGCGCTCGGTCTCCCCGACGTACTTGTTGAGGAGCTCGGGGCCCTTGATGTTGAGGAAGTAGGAGCGGGCCTCCTTGTCCCCCGACACCTCGGCCACCTTCTTCGCCAGGCTGTTGGCGACGGCCTTGGCGATGAGGGTCTTGCCGCAGCCCGGCGGGCCGTACAGGAGGATGCCCTTCGGCGCCGGCAGCTTGTAGCGGGAGAACAGGCGCTGGTGGACGAACGGGAGCTCGACCGCGTCCATGATCTGCTCGATCTGGTTGTCGAGGCCGCCGACGTCCGCGTAGGAGATGTCCGGCACCTCCTCGAGCACCAGCTCCTCGACCTCCGGCCGGGGCAGGCGCTCGAGCAGCAGGCCGGAGCGGGCGTCCATGAGCACGGTGTCGCCGGCCCTGAGGTGCTCGTCGCGCAGCTCGTCGGCCAGCTCGACCACCCGCTCCTCGTCGGCCCGGCCGACGATCAGCGCCCGCTGGCCGTCCTCCAGCAGCTCCTTCAGCGTGACGACCTCGCCGGAGATCTCCCGGCCGCGGGCCATGACGACGTTCAGCGACTCGTTGAGGACCACCTCGGCGCCCCGGATCAGCTCCTCCGCCTCGATCTCGGGGTGGACGGCGACGCGCATCTTGCGGCCGCCGGAGAACACGTCGACGGTGCCGTCCTCGTTGCGGCCGAGCAGGGTGCCGTACGCCGACGGCGGCTGGGTGAGCTTCTCGACCTCCTCGCGGAGGGCGGCGATGTGCTCCCGCGCCTCGCGGAGGGTGTAGGTCAGCTTCTCGTTCTGGGACACGGCCTGGGCCAGCTGCCCCTTGGTCTCCAGCAGCCGCTCCTCGAGGGTGCGCACCCGCTTCGGCGCGTCCTGGAGGCGGCGCCGGAGGGCGATCACCTCTTCCTCCAACGCCTTGGACTGCTCGCGGAGCTCGGCCATCTCCGACTCGTAGGCGCTGAGCCGGCGCTCGTACTCGGCCTGGTTGACGGCGACCACCTCCCTTCGTCGGTCGGACGATACACCGGCCCCTCCGCAACCG
Proteins encoded:
- the arc gene encoding proteasome ATPase; amino-acid sequence: MVAVNQAEYERRLSAYESEMAELREQSKALEEEVIALRRRLQDAPKRVRTLEERLLETKGQLAQAVSQNEKLTYTLREAREHIAALREEVEKLTQPPSAYGTLLGRNEDGTVDVFSGGRKMRVAVHPEIEAEELIRGAEVVLNESLNVVMARGREISGEVVTLKELLEDGQRALIVGRADEERVVELADELRDEHLRAGDTVLMDARSGLLLERLPRPEVEELVLEEVPDISYADVGGLDNQIEQIMDAVELPFVHQRLFSRYKLPAPKGILLYGPPGCGKTLIAKAVANSLAKKVAEVSGDKEARSYFLNIKGPELLNKYVGETERQIRLVFQRAREKSEEGWPVIVFFDEMDSLFRTRGTGISSDMESTIVPQLLAEIDGVETLKNVIVIGASNREDLIDPAILRPGRLDVKIKIERPDEDAAAQIFSRYLTTDLPLDEDEVRRLGGGDRGKAVEVMIERTVAEMYRADEKNRFLEVTYQNGDKEIMYFKDFSSGAMIENIVRRAKKLAIKREIAAGTPGVGTEDLIASIHQEYKEHEDLPNTTNPDDWAKISGKKGERIVYVRTLISSDAEAAAGGRAIERVATGQYL